The sequence below is a genomic window from Sander lucioperca isolate FBNREF2018 chromosome 6, SLUC_FBN_1.2, whole genome shotgun sequence.
AAAGAAACAAAGCAAAAGTACTCATACagaaaaatgtcccctgtgacTGATTTCATATTATATATGCATTCTCAGATTGTTAATACCGATGCATCAATGTTTTCAAGTACTGTTGGCTACTTTAGTCCAGTTGTTCCCAACTTCAGTATCAGGTGTGTGGATGTGGAACTACTAACAACTTATTGACAACTGAAATCCAACTAGACTTACTTTACTACATTGCATATGTATTATAGTTGTTAAAGAGGATGTTCTGTAAATACAAAGGGAGCAATGTTTATAGGCACATCACTATGGATGCAAAGCTATTATAAATCATAATTTGATGAAAAATGGTGCCTAATAAACTCCTACCTGATGACGCTGATGCAGCTTGGAGTGAATAATTGTCCCCTGAATAAACTTGGAGTCATTATGCGGTGtaacattttaattgaatgtcCTGTAAATAACCACAATGTCCTCtgctttgatttgtttttatggcTTTCTGCTGTGCTGGGCATTGTGGCATCTGTCTACATGGAGGTttaagtgcaaatacattacattataaaGAGAATCATTTCAATGAGAGACACTTTTACATAATGCCAACAATGAGACTGGCGAGACAGTAGGCAGTTGAAGTGCCTCCTGTGCCTCAATGCCTGCATGTCAAGGCCAGACCTGTAGGTGTAGCATTTATTGCAGCAAACCTGAATAACATATATTGCGCAACTGTTCCTGTGATTGTGTCCACGCTGTAAATGCTTACTGTCTTTCTTTATAATGGCCCTCATCGGGTTGATAATATGGTGCTGATTGTGTCTTCCCAGAGCCTCCAGAGTGGGTGATTGAGCCGGAGAGTCAGCTCAGTATGATCGGCTCAGACGTGCTCATCAAGTGCTCTGCCAGTGGGACTCCTCAGCCGACTATAACATGGAGAGTGAACGGTGAACTTCTGCAGGGTCAGTCCCATGACAGTCTCACTTTAGACTCACTTCACTATTTAAAACCTTTCTACTGAGCGCTAGTCCTGATGACTTGGTGATTTCAAATCAACAAAGAGGATACATGTTGATGTTCTTTCCTTTTTAATACAACATATAGGGCTGtgtatcgttcaaaaatattcaataccGGTACCATTACCAATACCATGACTTTGATACCtaaacaatttatttttctataccaattttataaaacaaaaagaaattacaacattacacattacggcataaatcttttctttttttttaagctccTACTACTGAGACCTTTCTATGTGCCTGACGTAGAGTGTTctctgcgtgtctctacgacgtgtaacgttagacagccaatcagcagcattagTAGATCttagtagaagcatgctgcgtgcttattggctccctgacgctgatgagatctactcaggtattgaaattgggtattgagtGACGAGGTATTtttcgatactttagaggcaattcggtcggtgcctaataagtattgaatttggtacccagccctaacaaCATATTACATAACTTAAACTTAGGAGAGAGTGTTTAAAAgtgggctgggcaatatatcgatattatatcaatatcgtggtATGacactagatatcgtcttagattttggatatcgtgttATGACACAAGtgctgtcttttcctggttttgaaggctacattacagtaaagtgaaattattttctgaactaaccagactgttctagctgttctattatttgcctttacccactcagTTATAATATCTACTGATTTTTATTCATCAAAAATCTCACTGTGTAAATatattgtgaaagcaccaattgtcaaccctacaatatcgctgcAATatatatcgaggtatttggtgaaaaacatttctgatatttgattttatctatatcgcccagctctacttgcTGTACTCAGGGGTAACATTCTGACTTCAACTGTGAGACTCTTTTGGAGGAATTAAAGCTGACATTTTGAGTGCAGTCTGCAGGGTCAGCCCCACGACAGTCTAACTTTAGACTCAATTCACTATTTAAAACCTTTCTACTGAGCGCTAGGCTTGAAGACTAAATGTTGAAGTTCTGTCGCTTTCCTTTTTGAATACAACATATTACATAGCGTATAACATAGGAGAGAGTGGGCGGGAGAGATTGCCCTGGCTTGTTGTACTCTGGGGGAAATTCTGACTTCAGCTGTGAGAGTTTGTTGGAGGAATTAAAGCTGACATTTTGTGTCCAGTCTTTAATGTACTTACAGTGTTACAGGATGGAATGGGGATGACCTAAAACTCTTGTATTTCCTGAATGTGTCCTTGATTCATTACAGGGGCCCCTGCACCAAACAGGAAGGTGTTTGATGACACCATAGTTTTACGTAACGCCAAAGCATCTGACAGTGCAGTCTATCAGTGTGAGGCCTCCAACAAACATGGAACCCTTCTGTCAAATGCAAACATCATGATCATGAGTAAGTACTGTATTCTATGAGtcatcatcatttcatttttcacCATCATGTTTTTATCAAGTACATAGAAACACGCTCCAAAGAATCTGTTCCAAAACAACATTTGTTTCACAGTGTTTGTGAGTAAGTGTCAGACTTTGCAGTGAGTCATTGGGAGACTGCTGACTGATGTGTCAAGCTAGAGAGCTGGCGCTGATGTTGGCATATGCCCGTAAAGCAGTGTGGAGCCCAGGGAAAGAGGGCTGTCTACAAGCTGTACTCCTTCATTCAGGCTAGTGGTCCTCCCTGTGGAGCAACAAGCCCAGTTCCCTGCCATTTATATGCTAACAAGTTCCCTCTCAATTCCATACTGACTTCAGGGCCATAAGATAAACATGTGCTGCTTTACAAGTGCAGATAAAAAACAGAATGttgctttctgtttctctccacAAACGCGGGGAGTTTGTTCTCGGTGACACAGGAGTTAATAAAACTGGACAGTCGCTGAATGCTAAGTCCCGGCGGCTGCCTTTGTAAACAATTAGAAGAGACAGACCATTTTAATGGGAGGCTTTGGCTACAACTGATAAGGTGCACACGCTCGGCTCACTCATTATTCTATTGTTTTCTTCTTagatttcattttcacatttacgCGTTTCTGACAACCTGACAGCTGAGTCATATTTTGACACTAAGGAGCATATAATTAACGCACAGGGAAAGCAACTGTCTTAACCCACGATTAACTGCCTCATTCCTTCCTGTTTTGTCTGGTTTTAAGACTGCTAAATTGCAAACTTGATCTCTtttagtgttgtttttttttgcctaaaaGTCCTGAAAAGTACAGTAGTTAAGGGCCACACCTAGGTTCCTCCATGGCTTTTCTAACAGCGTTAGATTGCTGATTAGATTCTGCTGCATGGTCTTTGCAGATCTGTCCCCCATGATTTTGACCAAGGAGGGGGAGGATTACTCTGCTGTGGAGGGGAATGGAGTGATGATGCACTGCAACGTCTTCAGCTCTCCTCCTTCTACTATCACTTGGTAAGTGTGCCATTCTTTTCCTGTCTCCCACACACCAGCAGAGTGCAGTAGGTCTCAACTGTTCGAAGCATACAGTCCCTTGAAACCAGCGTGTTTCTTTATTGGTGACCTGCTGTTTCTTTGAAACTGTCACTCAACACTAATGTTCTATTTAGcaacttttatttcttcttttgctGCCACAGTGTAGGAGGTATCCAGTGAGACTGCTGCtgtgttcatatttaatttggtGTGAGAGTGCTTTGAGACTttaacaggtgttttttttacgAATGTTTTCCAGGAGCAAAGACGACTCCTCTGAATCCGTGGAGGGACCGAGGCTTACCATTCACGACAATGGGTCGCTGGAGATCTACAGCGTGGAGAAAGACGACACGGGACAGTACACATGTTTAGCTAAAAACACGGAGGGATCGTCTGCCGTCGACGCCATGCTCTATGTGAAAGGTAAACAGTTTTACCTGTAAAAGTGCTTGCAGTGGCTCACAGTCCTTGAAATGTAACTAATACTGTTGTGCCTCTGGAAGATCCCACTAGAATAGTCGTGGCCCAGGAGGACCTGCAGATCCTAATAGGTACCACGGCCCAGCTCTCATGCCTCGCAGAGTACGACAAGTCCTTTAGCAATGACTTTGAGCTCCTGTGGGAAAAGGATGACATGAAGATAGCCCTCAACAACACTGAGAATTCAAGGTAGGATACAGAATACTTTTTTACAGCGTTGCAGACTGACTCCTAGCTGGAAAGCCATTTTACCTttcagttctgtcaatcaatacTTTGTCTCCATATTTCTGTCGGCAGATACTTTGTGGAGGACGGTATTCTTCAGATTATCAATGTAAGCCACAGGGACCAGGGTGTGTACACATGTGTGGCAAGAACTCCAGTGGACCGAGACACAGCCTCAGCACTGCTCATGGTGTTAGGTGAGCTAACATATGAACAGTATGACTGCTCCGGGCCAAAGGATCAGAGACCCGTGGAGCTGCATATATGTATGACACATAAAGAGATCAATATGTCAGGAAGCCAAAGCAGATCATGAACATGCAGACCGTGGCTTTATTAGTGCAGTGCTGTGTCTGACAATCACCCTTTCGAGATACATTTGACATCTTAAAGTCTAAAAGATACAGTGGCAGCCCTATGCAGCGATGCAGCTCGTTCCACATCCTCTGGCTCTCGAGGCGATTTGATTGAACATTTGTTCCCATGGCCTTTTTTTACTGCAGAGATTGATGTGTCTGTGATTTTCCAAAGCCATGTTGTTGTGATGGTTTTCAGACGTCCCTGATGCACCCGAGTACTTGGTACTGTCTGAACACAAGAGCAAAAGTGTGAAACTGAAATGGATCCCTGGGGACGATCACAACAGCTCCACCACAGGTAAAAGGAGCATCTGTGTGCGCAGGTGTCAGTACATACCAAATCAGTGCTTCTAGCAGTGAATGCTATTAATCTGACATACATATTTTTGGGCGTCATTCTGCATGTAAATAGATTTGTTTGATACCATCTTGTACAACATGAGTCTATTATTGATTCATCCAAGCATGAATTATGATTAGTTTCCCTTTGGGATATACAAGCCCAGAGCAGGGTTTGGGGAGTTTTCTGCACAGCTGGTGGTTAGATAAGCCATCCTTTGGCAAGAACTATAGCAGTGAGGGGCCGCTCTGATTGTCTTTCTGCCTGTCAACAGAGTTTATTATCGAGTATGAGGAAAGCCAGTGGGAGCCGGGAAACTGGAAGGAGCTGCTCCGAGTACCTGGGAACCACAACTCGGCCGTGCTCAAACTCCACGGCCACGTCGACTATCGCTTCCGCGTGTCTGGTTTAAACGCTGTAGGGAGGGGTCTTCCCAGTGAGCCCACAGAAAGATACAAAACCCCCCCGGCAGGTCTGAGGCTTTCTCCTTTCATTGTTTGTCATAGTTTCTGATAAGGTCcttcaggccacttgagctgcCAACACTGCTACTCTGTGAACTTTTAAACACTCTCCTGCTACATAATTGATTCCACTCTTGTTGAAAATCTGTTCTCTTGTGTGCCTATTTTACCGGAGATTTCATCCACTAACAATAGTGACAAAATCTATATTCCTTCTTTTTCTCCAGCTCCTGACAAGAACCCTGAAAATATCAAAATCGAAGGTCATTTGCCACATGAAATGGATATCAACTGGGAGGTAAGACATAGAGTTGGGTCTTTTATTATCCTCTTACTGCAAATTCTGTAATGTCAGCTCCATTTACAGTGAATTATTCACATCTGCTACAGTTTTTGGAATTCAAAGAACAGAGATGAAGTTTTATCAATGTTTCATAGGCAATTACCAAtagtaatttaatttaatagaaATGGCCCACTTTTGATATTTCATTCTGTGGTTCAGATCTTTAGAAAAGCCATTTTCTGGGATCACTCTGAATGCCTTTCCTTTGAAAGCTGCTCCTTTTCTTTGataagaaagagaaaggagctatgaaaatgatttttttttcttttaacccagtacagtacagtaatgtattcAGCTTTATTGTAAAAAGATAAATCTCTCCTTCACTTATTATCTGGTTGCCCTGTCATGGTAAAGTAGTCCCTGAATCCTGGATTCATGAGCTCTCCCACTGTTAATGATTTGCTTTTGCAGATAATGGTGTCTCATTCTATTTCTCACAGTCTGACTTCTGTGAAGAGATAAATCTTTTCATCTATGATGTCTTAGCAAGCTCGATTTTAAAGCTCTGTTCTATTGTTTTTTGAGATGGCGGGATAAAACAACGCCAGTGTTCCAAGCAGAGTTCACTGGGCTAGCTTGTCATTTTAATCCCACAGAGGCAGTGACATTGAACGGTGAAAGTGCCTATGAAACCATTCACACCATTGttcctccttttttattttggccTTATTTTCTATCCATTATTCAGCCCTTGTTACCCATTGAGCACAATGGTCCCGGTTTGGAGTATAAGGTGAGTTACAGGAGACAGGACGTGGAGGAGGACTGGAAGGAACACATGGTGAAGAGACACTCGTTTGTGGTGAAGAACACTCCCACCTTTATGCCCTATGAGATCAAGATCCAAGCCAGGAACCATCAGGGCTGGGGCCCCGAGCCCAAGATAGTGACCGGCTACTCAGGAGAGGACTGTGAGTTGTAAACTTTATTGACCTCATGTGATGTTACCTAAAGCTATGACTATGAGTAATGTGACAGTGGTCGTTCTGGTGTAGTGACGAACCCGCAAAACAGGGATAGACGCTAATATTTTAGGCACTGGCCCCTTGGGCCACCAAGCCCCTAAATCTGgtggccaaaatacatttttggtggcccagaTGTGAACTTATAAAATATGCAACTTAACACAGCCTTCCTTAACTGTGACACTTCAATAAATGACATTATCAGAATTAatatattaaattatttatttaaattgaaaatcCAAGTTCTgtgtacacatatatatattctctCACAGTCTCTAAGTCTTTTCAGCTTTCAGTTATCCAGCTTGTTGTCTTGTTCCTCAACCCCCAAACAACTATAATATAAGTTAACGCTGCTTTGAGAAATGTAACATTGTTCTTTAagaagttaattttttttttttattgacaaagATGCACTCAAAGATGCACTTAAAGATGCCCGAAAAAACCCATAACAGAAGCAttatattttcttatttaaattgtgtgtatatatatatatatatatatatatatatatatatatattagggctgtcaaaataacacgttcattttgattaattaatcgaaaataacgcgttaaaagaaataacgcagattaatccattccatattgaactttgccccggagccgttctagccaccattcgactgtaaaatgaaggagggagacattcattggaacatttacttataaaaatcttcttcctgaatagggttgagtaccgaaatccggtgctaatatggcacaggTGCCTTCATGACCTGCatctaccagaccgaatagcaacgcggatttcggcgactcatttcggtgccactgatgtctgcgcttctctctgatgctctgaaacagacgttacaggaaacagaaacatcgcagcagctaacgttagcctacctctagctagtagctggattaaacacggttacaatgatgacagctaacgctaaacggtgtaaagtgtgactgtattttactgtagaggattcaacaccgggatgcaatgtgcagctgccgttgtcggaaaaacacagacggtgcgttcaatgaaactggtaatctACAGcatcgtggtgcattcaaagttgttgttaaaggcccttttcccatctggttgttgtttttctcattcaacagcaatttactagtgaaataagttattgttatagttatcaCATTatgattaaatcatttaattttgaccatatggccttagcaatacaagccttctttaatgttaccgactgttgtttagtacccttgtttttttttctttttaactttcttaaaaagtatcggttaaggcaccgggcaaaaattatgtatgcgattaatttagattaattaatcacagagtatgtaattaattagattcatttttttaatcgattgacagccctaataagccatatatatatatatatatatatatatatatatatatatatatatatatacaacttTTCTGCTCtcaaatgtaattaaaataaagttttcTGAAGACCTTCAGATATTTGTATCACTTTGTTATGTGTCTGGAGTTCTGACTTAAACTTGTATCGTTTCTGGGTATTGAAGTTCAAACCTTCTACCCACCCCTTGCTGCCATTTGGATCTACCAAAGATCAAATTAGCCAGTGTAGCTTTAGGATATCTATGATCTTATGGAGAAAGATGTGGTTTAATTGAAATCCcttaatttgggtgaactgtggaaaatgatttgttttcaagttttacaatttactacttacacattTACAAAAGTTTTAGAAGTAAAAGTTTTAGACTTGAGTTTGACTTGGACTAAGTTTCACAGTTGTGTACTGTAGCAGTTACAGTTTCTCAAGAGAAAAACAGCCTGTGCAGAAGTTTACTGTATTTCCTGTGTTTAGCTTTCTTCTGGACTTGCCCCCAGGAAGTATCCTCAGGTCATTACTCTCCTCCTTGTTGTGTCCTCACTCAAATGTGGTGTTATTAAGTGCAGTAGTTACACCCTGTAGCTCAATAGTCTTTATCATTTACATTAGCTTGTGTGAGTGTAGGTATTGAAGAATCCATTGATTTTAATCCCTAATATTGTAGGTACTTCTATAAATAGGTGACCAGTAAGTGTAGCTAGTTGTATAGTAATAGTGGAATCATTTGAGTTGTTTTCAGCATAACTCAAACTAGTTAATCATTGTTGTATGACTTTCCTCACGGCTTTGTTTTTCCTGGACTAACTTTCAGCTTTACTGCAGATTGTAACGTGTGTTTGCCTCCACAGTTCCCTCTGCTGCACCTGAGGATGTAGCTGTGGAGGGGCTGAACAGCTCAGTGGTCAAGGTTAGCTGGACGCGTGTACACAAGGACAAGTTACATGGACATCTGGGAGGCTACAGGGTAATACCTCAGAAACAGACCTTTTGCTTTTAGACACAGCTTAAAAGGAAAGGCCCTGACCTTGATCCAAACATTTGCTTCTCTcacccctctctgtctcctttaCTTAGCCAGCTCACTGTTTTTCTGTACAGACCAccagaaaaataacaaaaaacagaataacTAAAGCCCTATTTGCACAGGACTAATATTACCTGGGGACTTCTAGTAATTAGTAACATTCGCGGAGGtcgtctgtgatcttaatcccgtGCGAATCTGCCATGTTTGTTATTTGTCATGTAAAACTTCCATCACAAATTACCGACCTTATTTCGCCAGACACAGAGGTTGTGTGATCATTTTAGTCCCGTGCCAATCGGTGTCTCTGTGATTTGCAGTCGTATTGGCTGCGTTGGCAGTTATAATGGAAGGATTAGATAGAGCCTTGAAATATagaatatattaataaaatatagaCCTCGCTTAACCCGTGTGAATAAGCTGCCCCAATAACAGATGCGGGTGGGAGGGGGGtcatttctaaatcacatgaATTTCCTCGGCAATACTAGTCTTGTGCGAATAGGGCTTAATTCAGCATTCTCtcacacatatacatgtgtgaTGTACACAGTTTGATGCCTTGCTGCCGCTGCTGagaatataatacaatataatataatataataatacgtttatttgatatagcaccttttacagacaaagtcgcaaagtgcttcacatgataaaaattgttaaaatacagtaagacccaaactgtaaatgagcaagcaaaaaaaataaaataccaatgaaaataaaagattaaaacacttaaaaacccAAAGTTATAAACATGAGACAAAAGTGAGTTTAAACAAGTGATGAATGGCTTTGTGCGTCTCTTTCCCAATGCAGATAAACTGGTGGCGTCTGCGCAGTCTGGTGGCCTCAAAAAAAAGCCACGGAGACAAACATACGCTAACATTCCCCGGGGACCAGAGCCACGCCACGGTACCGGGACTAACGCCCTTCTCTGAGTACAGCCTCATCGTCATGACCTTCAACGGGCGGGGTAACGGCCCCGGCAGCCATCCCCTCAACTTCAAAACCCCTGAGGGAGGTAGGATTGTGGAAAAACAGCATGGAGCGTATTGATTCACAACTACTGAAGGGAAAATCTAATAATAAACAAGGAAACTGGGTTGCAGAAGTTGACTGCTTTCTGTGtgtattacctttttttccccccacagtCCCTGAGAAAAATCCTGTTTTCAGGGTCACAGATGTACAGAAGCACACTGTCTCTCTGGTCTGGGCCCCGCCATTGGAGCCTAATGGGATTCTCACCGGGTACCTCCTCGAGTATCAGCTCAGTACGTATTCCTACGCCTCCTGCTTAACTAACTCAGATATATTGGTGATGCCCCTGTGTTGCCACTAGGATGTAttgcttttttcacttttacaacttgtttatttaccaGTTGTACAATCATGAAATACATTCTACTATGATATT
It includes:
- the chl1b gene encoding neural cell adhesion molecule L1-like protein isoform X13, whose product is MRMQRSPELTAVLGLITCICVFHTTTAIDIPLEVLSHINIEQLPTITAQSPSSLIAFPFDESFPMTCEAKGNPEPEFRWTKNGQEFDPSLDPRLMKEENSGTFVIPNNGNLTEYQGTYRCYVSNKLGTAISKEIEFIVPHVPKFPKETLDPVVVEEGQPFTLKCNPPKGIPPLQIYWMTINLQHIEQDERVSMGLNGDLYFSHAVEKDSRRDYCCFAAFPRIRTIVQKTAMSVIVQTKKSDMSPESANAILERKPSLLTPSTATSETQLVKGEDLKLECIAEGFPTPQVEWVKIGHQLPIKAKVENHGKLLLVPRVEQEDSGKYMCKAKNGLGEAVHYFTLKVEEPPEWVIEPESQLSMIGSDVLIKCSASGTPQPTITWRVNGELLQGAPAPNRKVFDDTIVLRNAKASDSAVYQCEASNKHGTLLSNANIMIMNLSPMILTKEGEDYSAVEGNGVMMHCNVFSSPPSTITWSKDDSSESVEGPRLTIHDNGSLEIYSVEKDDTGQYTCLAKNTEGSSAVDAMLYVKDPTRIVVAQEDLQILIGTTAQLSCLAEYDKSFSNDFELLWEKDDMKIALNNTENSRYFVEDGILQIINVSHRDQGVYTCVARTPVDRDTASALLMVLDVPDAPEYLVLSEHKSKSVKLKWIPGDDHNSSTTEFIIEYEESQWEPGNWKELLRVPGNHNSAVLKLHGHVDYRFRVSGLNAVGRGLPSEPTERYKTPPAAPDKNPENIKIEGHLPHEMDINWEPLLPIEHNGPGLEYKVSYRRQDVEEDWKEHMVKRHSFVVKNTPTFMPYEIKIQARNHQGWGPEPKIVTGYSGEDSFFWTCPQEVSSVPSAAPEDVAVEGLNSSVVKVSWTRVHKDKLHGHLGGYRINWWRLRSLVASKKSHGDKHTLTFPGDQSHATVPGLTPFSEYSLIVMTFNGRGNGPGSHPLNFKTPEGVPEKNPVFRVTDVQKHTVSLVWAPPLEPNGILTGYLLEYQLINDTEEVGPLQTVDISNPDTTKWNLRDLEPVSKYKFYLRSCTTVGCGPVVSEECTTTLETSKSASPSPPSTPRSPVTKPTRSTIGLASIHGGISTQGWFIGLMCAIALLTLIVLIACFVNRNKGGKYSVKEKEDLHPDVESQGMNDDTFCEYSDNDEKPLKGSQHSLSREIKAGDSGDSLVDYGDEDVQFNEDGSFIGEYAGRKEKRVSAEIKATIQTPA
- the chl1b gene encoding neural cell adhesion molecule L1-like protein isoform X7, with protein sequence MRMQRSPELTAVLGLITCICVFHTTTAIDIPLEVLSHINIEQLPTITAQSPSSLIAFPFDESFPMTCEAKGNPEPEFRWTKNGQEFDPSLDPRLMKEENSGTFVIPNNGNLTEYQGTYRCYVSNKLGTAISKEIEFIVPHVPKFPKETLDPVVVEEGQPFTLKCNPPKGIPPLQIYWMTINLQHIEQDERVSMGLNGDLYFSHAVEKDSRRDYCCFAAFPRIRTIVQKTAMSVIVQTKKSDMSPESANAILERKPSLLTPSTATSETQLVKGEDLKLECIAEGFPTPQVEWVKIGHQLPIKAKVENHGKLLLVPRVEQEDSGKYMCKAKNGLGEAVHYFTLKVEEPPEWVIEPESQLSMIGSDVLIKCSASGTPQPTITWRVNGELLQGAPAPNRKVFDDTIVLRNAKASDSAVYQCEASNKHGTLLSNANIMIMNLSPMILTKEGEDYSAVEGNGVMMHCNVFSSPPSTITWSKDDSSESVEGPRLTIHDNGSLEIYSVEKDDTGQYTCLAKNTEGSSAVDAMLYVKDPTRIVVAQEDLQILIGTTAQLSCLAEYDKSFSNDFELLWEKDDMKIALNNTENSRYFVEDGILQIINVSHRDQGVYTCVARTPVDRDTASALLMVLDVPDAPEYLVLSEHKSKSVKLKWIPGDDHNSSTTEFIIEYEESQWEPGNWKELLRVPGNHNSAVLKLHGHVDYRFRVSGLNAVGRGLPSEPTERYKTPPAAPDKNPENIKIEGHLPHEMDINWEPLLPIEHNGPGLEYKVSYRRQDVEEDWKEHMVKRHSFVVKNTPTFMPYEIKIQARNHQGWGPEPKIVTGYSGEDSFFWTCPQEVSSVPSAAPEDVAVEGLNSSVVKVSWTRVHKDKLHGHLGGYRINWWRLRSLVASKKSHGDKHTLTFPGDQSHATVPGLTPFSEYSLIVMTFNGRGNGPGSHPLNFKTPEGVPEKNPVFRVTDVQKHTVSLVWAPPLEPNGILTGYLLEYQLINDTEEVGPLQTVDISNPDTTKWNLRDLEPVSKYKFYLRSCTTVGCGPVVSEECTTTLETIPALLNFSSAVSDSFANISWISGGEHTEFFIAYMNNREGLWKISEALNTSKTFHIIDGLDPGTEYTVRLIPNSWVDNSSIFEDVITTEFAGLASIHGGISTQGWFIGLMCAIALLTLIVLIACFVNRNKGGKYSVKEKEDLHPDVESQGMNDDTFCEYSDNDEKPLKGSQHSLSREIKAGDSGDSLVDYGDEDVQFNEDGSFIGEYAGRKEKRVSAEIKATIQTPA
- the chl1b gene encoding neural cell adhesion molecule L1-like protein isoform X12; its protein translation is MRMQRSPELTAVLGLITCICVFHTTTAIDIPLEVLSHINIEQLPTITAQSPSSLIAFPFDESFPMTCEAKGNPEPEFRWTKNGQEFDPSLDPRLMKEENSGTFVIPNNGNLTEYQGTYRCYVSNKLGTAISKEIEFIVPHVPKFPKETLDPVVVEEGQPFTLKCNPPKGIPPLQIYWMTINLQHIEQDERVSMGLNGDLYFSHAVEKDSRRDYCCFAAFPRIRTIVQKTAMSVIVQTKKSDMSPESANAILERKPSLLTPSTATSETQLVKGEDLKLECIAEGFPTPQVEWVKIGHQLPIKAKVENHGKLLLVPRVEQEDSGKYMCKAKNGLGEAVHYFTLKVEEPPEWVIEPESQLSMIGSDVLIKCSASGTPQPTITWRVNGELLQGAPAPNRKVFDDTIVLRNAKASDSAVYQCEASNKHGTLLSNANIMIMNLSPMILTKEGEDYSAVEGNGVMMHCNVFSSPPSTITWSKDDSSESVEGPRLTIHDNGSLEIYSVEKDDTGQYTCLAKNTEGSSAVDAMLYVKDPTRIVVAQEDLQILIGTTAQLSCLAEYDKSFSNDFELLWEKDDMKIALNNTENSRYFVEDGILQIINVSHRDQGVYTCVARTPVDRDTASALLMVLDVPDAPEYLVLSEHKSKSVKLKWIPGDDHNSSTTEFIIEYEESQWEPGNWKELLRVPGNHNSAVLKLHGHVDYRFRVSGLNAVGRGLPSEPTERYKTPPAAPDKNPENIKIEGHLPHEMDINWEPLLPIEHNGPGLEYKVSYRRQDVEEDWKEHMVKRHSFVVKNTPTFMPYEIKIQARNHQGWGPEPKIVTGYSGEDSFFWTCPQEVSSVPSAAPEDVAVEGLNSSVVKVSWTRVHKDKLHGHLGGYRINWWRLRSLVASKKSHGDKHTLTFPGDQSHATVPGLTPFSEYSLIVMTFNGRGNGPGSHPLNFKTPEGVPEKNPVFRVTDVQKHTVSLVWAPPLEPNGILTGYLLEYQLINDTEEVGPLQTVDISNPDTTKWNLRDLEPVSKYKFYLRSCTTVGCGPVVSEECTTTLETTSTLTSTLGLSKSASPSPPSTPRSPVTKPTRSTIGLASIHGGISTQGWFIGLMCAIALLTLIVLIACFVNRNKGGKYSVKEKEDLHPDVESQGMNDDTFCEYSDNDEKPLKGSQHSLSREIKAGDSGDSLVDYGDEDVQFNEDGSFIGEYAGRKEKRVSAEIKATIQTPA
- the chl1b gene encoding neural cell adhesion molecule L1-like protein isoform X10 codes for the protein MRMQRSPELTAVLGLITCICVFHTTTAIDIPLEVLSHINIEQLPTITAQSPSSLIAFPFDESFPMTCEAKGNPEPEFRWTKNGQEFDPSLDPRLMKEENSGTFVIPNNGNLTEYQGTYRCYVSNKLGTAISKEIEFIVPHVPKFPKETLDPVVVEEGQPFTLKCNPPKGIPPLQIYWMTINLQHIEQDERVSMGLNGDLYFSHAVEKDSRRDYCCFAAFPRIRTIVQKTAMSVIVQTKKSDMSPESANAILERKPSLLTPSTATSETQLVKGEDLKLECIAEGFPTPQVEWVKIGHQLPIKAKVENHGKLLLVPRVEQEDSGKYMCKAKNGLGEAVHYFTLKVEEPPEWVIEPESQLSMIGSDVLIKCSASGTPQPTITWRVNGELLQGAPAPNRKVFDDTIVLRNAKASDSAVYQCEASNKHGTLLSNANIMIMNLSPMILTKEGEDYSAVEGNGVMMHCNVFSSPPSTITWSKDDSSESVEGPRLTIHDNGSLEIYSVEKDDTGQYTCLAKNTEGSSAVDAMLYVKDPTRIVVAQEDLQILIGTTAQLSCLAEYDKSFSNDFELLWEKDDMKIALNNTENSRYFVEDGILQIINVSHRDQGVYTCVARTPVDRDTASALLMVLDVPDAPEYLVLSEHKSKSVKLKWIPGDDHNSSTTEFIIEYEESQWEPGNWKELLRVPGNHNSAVLKLHGHVDYRFRVSGLNAVGRGLPSEPTERYKTPPAAPDKNPENIKIEGHLPHEMDINWEPLLPIEHNGPGLEYKVSYRRQDVEEDWKEHMVKRHSFVVKNTPTFMPYEIKIQARNHQGWGPEPKIVTGYSGEDSFFWTCPQEVSSVPSAAPEDVAVEGLNSSVVKVSWTRVHKDKLHGHLGGYRINWWRLRSLVASKKSHGDKHTLTFPGDQSHATVPGLTPFSEYSLIVMTFNGRGNGPGSHPLNFKTPEGVPEKNPVFRVTDVQKHTVSLVWAPPLEPNGILTGYLLEYQLINDTEEVGPLQTVDISNPDTTKWNLRDLEPVSKYKFYLRSCTTVGCGPVVSEECTTTLETSEGLWKISEALNTSKTFHIIDGLDPGTEYTVRLIPNSWVDNSSIFEDVITTEFAGLASIHGGISTQGWFIGLMCAIALLTLIVLIACFVNRNKGGKYSVKEKEDLHPDVESQGMNDDTFCEYSDNDEKPLKGSQHSLSREIKAGDSGDSLVDYGDEDVQFNEDGSFIGEYAGRKEKRVSAEIKATIQTPA